The Rhinopithecus roxellana isolate Shanxi Qingling chromosome 13, ASM756505v1, whole genome shotgun sequence genome contains a region encoding:
- the ACO2 gene encoding aconitate hydratase, mitochondrial, translating to MAPYSLLVTRLQKALGVRQYHVASVLCQRAKVAMSHFEPNEYIHYDLLEKNINIVRKRLNRPLTLSEKIVYGHLDDPAGQEIERGKSYLRLRPDRVAMQDATAQMAMLQFISSGLPKVAVPSTIHCDHLIEAQLGGEKDLRRAKDINQEVYNFLATAGAKYGVGFWKPGSGIIHQIILENYAYPGVLLIGTDSHTPNGGGLGGICIGVGGADAVDVMAGIPWELKCPKVIGVKLTGSLSGWTSPKDVILKVAGILTVKGGTGAIVEYHGPGVDSISCTGMATICNMGAEIGATTSVFPYNQRMKKYLSKTGRADIANLADEFKDHLVPDPGCHYDQLIEVNLSELKPHINGPFTPDLAHPVAEVGKVAEKEGWPLDIRVGLIGSCTNSSYEDMGRSAAVAKQALAHGLKCKSQFTITPGSEQIRATIERDGYAQILRDLGGIVLANACGPCIGQWDRKDIKKGEKNTIVTSYNRNFTGRNDANPETHAFVTSPEIVTALAIAGTLKFNPETDYLTGTDGKKFKLEAPDADELPKAEFDPGQDTYQHPPKDSSGQHVDVSPTSQRLQLLEPFDKWDGKDLEDLQILIKVKGKCTTDHISAAGPWLKFRGHLDNISNNLLIGAINIENGKANSVRNAVTQEFGPVPDTARYYKKHGIRWVVIGDENYGEGSSREHAALEPRHLGARAIITKSFARIHGELESAPGPSSSHP from the exons GTTGAACCGGCCGCTGACCCTCTCGGAGAAGATCGTGTATGGACACCTGGATGACCCCGCCGGCCAGGAAATCGAGCGGGGCAAGTCGTACCTGCGGCTGCGGCCGGACCGTGTGGCCATGCAGGATGCGACGGCCCAGATGGCCATGCTGCAGTTCATCAGCAGTGGGCTGCCCAAGGTGGCCGTGCCGTCCACCATCCACTGTGACCATCTGATTGAGGCCCAGCTCGGGGGCGAGAAAGACCTGCGCCGGGCCAAG GACATCAATCAGGAAGTTTATAATTTCCTGGCAACTGCAGGTGCCAAATATGGCGTGGGCTTCTGGAAGCCTGGATCTGGAATCATTCACCAG attattctGGAAAACTATGCATACCCTGGGGTTCTTCTGATTGGCACTGACTCCCACACCCCCAATGGTGGCGGCCTGGGGGGCATCTGCATTGGAGTTGGGGGTGCCGATGCTGTGGATGTCATGGCTGGGATCCCCTGGGAGCTGAAGTGTCCCAAG GTGATTGGCGTGAAGCTGACAGGCTCCCTCTCTGGTTGGACCTCACCCAAAGATGTGATCCTGAAGGTGGCAGGCATCCTCACGGTGAAAGGTGGCACAGGTGCCATCGTGGAATACCACGGGCCTGGTGTAGACTCCATCTCCTGCACTG GCATGGCGACAATCTGCAACATGGGCGCAGAAATTGGGGCCACCACTTCCGTGTTCCCTTACAACCAGCGGATGAAGAAGTACCTGAGCAAGACCGGCCGAGCAG ACATTGCCAATCTAGCTGATGAATTCAAGGATCACCTGGTGCCTGACCCTGGCTGCCATTATGACCAACTAATTGAAGTTAACCTCAGTGAG CTGAAGCCACACATCAATGGGCCCTTCACCCCTGACCTGGCTCACCCTGTGGCAGAAGTGGGCAAGGTGGCAGAGAAGGAAGGATGGCCTCTGGACATCCGAGTGG GTCTAATTGGTAGCTGCACCAATTCAAGCTATGAAGATATGGGACGCTCAGCAGCTGTGGCCAAGCAGGCACTGGCCCATGGCCTCAAGTGCAAGTCCCAGTTCACCATCACTCCAGGTTCCGAGCAGATCCGCGCCACCATTGAGCGGGACGGCTAT GCACAGATCTTGAGGGATCTGGGCGGCATTGTCCTGGCCAATGCTTGTGGCCCCTGCATTGGCCAGTGGGACAG GAAGGACATCAAGAAGGGGGAGAAGAACACAATCGTCACCTCCTACAACAGGAACTTCACGGGTCGCAACGACGCGAACCCCGAGACCCATGCCTTCGTCACGTCCCCAGAG ATTGTCACAGCCCTGGCCATTGCGGGAACCCTCAAGTTCAACCCCGAGACCGACTACCTGACGGGCACGGATGGCAAGAAGTTCAAGCTGGAGGCTCCGGATGCAGATGAGCTTCCCAAAGCG GAGTTTGACCCAGGGCAGGACACCTACCAGCACCCCCCCAAGGACAGCAGCGGGCAGCACGTGGACGTGAGCCCCACCAGCCAGCGCCTGCAGCTCCTGGAGCCTTTTGACAAGTGGGATGGCAAGGACCTGGAGGACCTGCAGATCCTCATCAAG GTCAAAGGGAAGTGTACCACTGACCACATCTCGGCTGCTGGCCCCTGGCTCAAGTTCCGTGGGCACTTGGACAATATCTCCAACAACCTGCTCATTGGTGCCATCAACATTGAAAATGGCAAGGCCAACTCCGTGCGCAATGCCGTCACTCAGGAGTTTGGCCCCGTCCCTGACACTGCCCGCTACTACAAG AAACATGGCATCAGGTGGGTGGTGATCGGAGACGAGAACTACGGCGAGGGCTCGAGCCGGGAGCATGCAGCTCTGGAGCCTCGCCACCTTGGGGCCCGGGCCATCATCACCAAGAGCTTTGCCAGGATCCACGGTGAGCTGGAGTCTGCACCTGGGCCATCTTCATCCCATCCCTAG